Proteins found in one Desulfatibacillum aliphaticivorans DSM 15576 genomic segment:
- a CDS encoding sensor histidine kinase: MGLPFFEIHSLRFKLIASMIAITLFIGAISLMIGVNLLYRSVVNEAGARVGQDLNVARVIYDRQIECVRLALELSASTPSLADALSSGNKPEAARALNAVALKLNPDILGISDSRGRIIYRREAEIQGDALNTAPNPLVVKALESKATVAGSLVMDNQELALENPELAHFAPIRVRKNPEDAEALPHEMTKALMVGAAAPVFSGDRLAGVIYGGFLLNKDTQIVDKIGETVFKNEKYKGRSVGTATIFYQNLRVATSVKDTEGNRAIGTFASEEVNSRVLGKGEKWTDRAKVLDEWYITAYEPLTDIMGRRVGMLYVGVLEAKYNDIRTKAISVFVKIILASAAIAIILGWLITRRIMAPVSHLIQASAEISRGNFTPDIGPISRDDIGQLQRKFLKMTTALKEREESQKAQSEIRLIQSEKQASVGKLAAGVAHEINNPLTAVLTFTHMILRRTDLPGEVRSDLETVASQTERVRKIVKSLLDFSRQSALTPESLDVNGLIQESVKLLENQALIKGVSLSFRGDDDLPLFTLDHNQCQSVLINMIINALDATPSGGKISIQTKRASLENANGVEIKISDTGTGIAPEHMDKLFDPFFTTKEVGKGTGLGLAVSAGIIQRHGGSISVNSTLGEGTAFTIWLPMADNPE, from the coding sequence ATGGGACTCCCATTTTTTGAAATTCATTCCTTGCGGTTCAAGCTGATTGCCAGCATGATTGCAATCACCCTCTTTATCGGCGCCATCTCCCTGATGATCGGGGTGAATCTATTGTACCGGTCTGTGGTGAACGAGGCTGGCGCCAGAGTGGGCCAGGACTTGAATGTGGCCCGCGTCATCTATGACCGGCAGATCGAATGCGTTCGTCTGGCTCTGGAGTTGTCCGCATCCACGCCCAGCCTTGCCGACGCGCTATCTTCCGGCAATAAGCCGGAGGCGGCCAGGGCGCTAAATGCGGTGGCCCTGAAACTCAATCCGGACATCCTGGGAATATCCGACTCCCGAGGCAGGATTATTTACCGGCGCGAAGCGGAAATCCAGGGGGACGCCCTAAATACGGCGCCCAATCCTTTGGTCGTAAAAGCCTTGGAGAGCAAGGCAACCGTGGCAGGCTCCCTTGTCATGGATAATCAGGAACTGGCCCTGGAAAACCCGGAACTGGCCCATTTTGCACCCATCAGGGTCAGGAAAAACCCGGAGGACGCGGAAGCCCTGCCCCATGAAATGACCAAGGCGCTCATGGTGGGGGCCGCTGCGCCCGTCTTTTCCGGCGACCGTCTTGCCGGCGTAATATACGGCGGCTTCCTTTTGAATAAAGACACGCAGATCGTGGATAAAATCGGGGAAACGGTTTTTAAGAACGAAAAGTACAAGGGACGGAGCGTCGGGACCGCCACCATTTTTTATCAAAATCTCCGGGTGGCCACCAGCGTAAAGGATACCGAGGGAAATCGGGCGATTGGGACATTCGCTTCTGAAGAAGTCAACAGCCGGGTTTTGGGCAAAGGGGAAAAATGGACCGATCGGGCCAAGGTGCTTGATGAATGGTATATCACCGCGTACGAGCCTCTGACGGACATTATGGGGCGCCGGGTGGGCATGCTCTACGTGGGGGTTCTCGAGGCCAAATACAATGACATCCGGACGAAGGCCATCAGCGTGTTTGTCAAAATCATTCTGGCGAGCGCCGCTATCGCCATTATTCTTGGGTGGCTGATCACCAGAAGAATCATGGCGCCGGTGAGTCATTTGATTCAGGCGAGTGCGGAGATCTCCCGGGGCAATTTCACCCCGGATATCGGCCCGATTTCCAGAGACGACATAGGCCAGTTGCAGAGAAAATTCCTCAAAATGACCACGGCTTTGAAGGAACGGGAGGAAAGCCAAAAAGCCCAGAGCGAAATCCGCCTGATTCAATCGGAAAAGCAGGCCAGCGTTGGAAAACTGGCCGCCGGGGTGGCCCACGAGATCAACAATCCGCTGACCGCGGTCCTGACCTTTACCCATATGATTCTCCGCAGAACCGATCTGCCCGGCGAAGTGCGCTCGGACCTGGAAACCGTAGCGTCCCAGACGGAGCGCGTGAGGAAAATCGTGAAAAGCCTTCTGGACTTTTCGCGCCAGTCAGCCCTGACGCCCGAGAGTCTGGACGTCAATGGCCTTATACAGGAAAGCGTCAAGCTCCTTGAAAACCAAGCGCTTATCAAAGGAGTGAGCCTGAGCTTCAGGGGCGACGACGATCTTCCCCTTTTCACCCTGGACCACAATCAGTGCCAGAGCGTGCTCATCAATATGATCATCAACGCCCTGGACGCCACGCCCTCGGGAGGAAAAATCTCTATACAAACCAAAAGGGCGAGTCTGGAGAACGCCAACGGCGTGGAGATAAAAATCTCCGATACTGGAACAGGAATTGCACCGGAGCATATGGACAAGTTGTTCGATCCCTTTTTCACCACCAAAGAGGTGGGCAAGGGAACGGGGCTGGGCCTGGCCGTTTCTGCAGGCATCATCCAGAGGCATGGAGGTTCGATCTCCGTCAATTCCACGCTCGGGGAAGGAACCGCCTTCACCATCTGGCTGCCCATGGCGGACAACCCGGAATAA
- a CDS encoding response regulator translates to MKILIVDDDPIIILSCRRILEAEKHELRVANTVDEGESILSEESFDLMITDIKMPGADGFEMIRRARKARPEMPILVMTGYLMQETIDEGSSLGVTDYIAKPFTPDELLRAIEGV, encoded by the coding sequence ATGAAGATACTGATTGTCGATGACGACCCCATTATCATCCTGAGCTGCCGCAGAATTTTGGAAGCGGAAAAGCACGAACTCCGCGTTGCAAATACGGTTGACGAGGGGGAGTCCATTCTAAGCGAAGAATCTTTCGACCTGATGATCACGGACATCAAAATGCCTGGCGCCGACGGCTTTGAAATGATCCGGCGCGCCAGGAAAGCGAGGCCGGAAATGCCTATCCTCGTCATGACGGGCTACCTGATGCAGGAGACCATTGATGAAGGGTCGAGCCTGGGCGTGACCGATTATATTGCCAAACCGTTCACTCCCGATGAGCTGCTAAGGGCCATTGAGGGGGTATAA
- a CDS encoding formate/nitrite family transporter: MAQTMLIIDDDPAVLASCQRIFTEEGFQVTTTTNPLEGLELAAAKPYTVILCDWQMPELDGLDVVARLENEAPESAVVMISGFPSVDRATEAMKRGAMDYQAKPFTPEEIASTVHKAIANKLGREKKALGRFESILKDFPTQMLDDKGPKNIAETVAHTVGVAKATSAWKSLFVLGMMAGAYIGFGGLLATTVSFDMNPSMGIGLKKLVTGSAFSLGLMLVVIAGGELFTGNNLMVSSVMSGKVTWRKVLAKWGIVYLANFAGSILLVMLFLFSGLWKTGGSALGAAAVSTAAAKVSLDFGEAIVRAIGCNWLVCLAVWMALSARQTIGKIFAIFFPIMGFVAIGFEHCIANMYFIPAGILLSDWYGIAPKGVDLNTLTWAAFVFKNLIPVTIGNVIGGVVFVGLGYWGAYLRPAGR, encoded by the coding sequence ATGGCGCAAACAATGTTGATCATTGACGACGACCCGGCGGTGCTGGCCTCCTGTCAGCGCATATTCACGGAAGAAGGGTTCCAGGTGACCACAACCACCAATCCGCTGGAAGGGCTTGAACTGGCGGCCGCCAAGCCTTACACGGTGATCCTTTGCGATTGGCAAATGCCGGAACTGGACGGCCTGGACGTGGTGGCGAGGCTGGAAAACGAGGCGCCCGAATCCGCGGTGGTGATGATCAGCGGGTTCCCATCCGTGGACAGGGCCACGGAAGCCATGAAGCGGGGCGCCATGGATTACCAGGCCAAACCCTTCACGCCGGAGGAAATCGCCTCCACCGTGCACAAAGCCATCGCCAACAAACTGGGCCGGGAGAAAAAGGCCCTCGGCCGGTTTGAAAGCATCCTGAAAGACTTTCCCACCCAGATGCTGGACGACAAGGGGCCGAAGAACATCGCCGAAACCGTGGCTCACACCGTGGGCGTGGCAAAGGCCACCTCCGCCTGGAAATCCTTGTTTGTTTTGGGCATGATGGCTGGGGCTTACATTGGTTTTGGAGGACTTTTAGCCACCACCGTTTCGTTTGACATGAATCCGTCCATGGGCATCGGCCTGAAAAAACTGGTCACGGGCTCGGCTTTCAGCCTGGGCCTTATGCTGGTGGTCATTGCTGGCGGCGAATTGTTCACAGGCAACAACTTGATGGTTTCCAGCGTCATGAGCGGAAAGGTGACGTGGCGCAAGGTCCTGGCCAAGTGGGGCATAGTCTATTTGGCGAATTTCGCGGGCTCCATCCTGCTGGTCATGCTGTTTCTTTTTTCCGGACTGTGGAAGACGGGCGGAAGCGCCCTTGGGGCTGCGGCGGTGAGTACAGCCGCCGCCAAGGTCAGCCTGGATTTCGGAGAGGCCATCGTTCGGGCCATCGGGTGCAACTGGCTGGTTTGCCTGGCCGTTTGGATGGCTTTGTCCGCGCGTCAGACCATCGGAAAAATTTTCGCCATTTTCTTTCCCATCATGGGATTCGTGGCCATAGGATTCGAGCACTGCATCGCCAATATGTATTTCATCCCCGCAGGCATCCTGCTTAGCGACTGGTACGGGATTGCGCCCAAGGGAGTTGACCTGAACACGCTGACCTGGGCCGCCTTTGTTTTTAAAAACCTGATTCCGGTGACCATCGGCAACGTGATTGGCGGCGTGGTGTTTGTGGGTCTTGGCTATTGGGGCGCTTACTTGCGCCCTGCCGGCCGCTGA